One Cryobacterium roopkundense genomic region harbors:
- the rpmG gene encoding 50S ribosomal protein L33: MAKAHDVRPIIKLRSTAGTGYTYVTKKNRRNNPDRLVLKKYDPVIRKHVDFREER, encoded by the coding sequence ATGGCTAAGGCACATGACGTCCGTCCGATCATCAAGCTGCGTTCGACGGCCGGAACCGGTTACACGTACGTAACCAAGAAGAACCGTCGCAACAACCCCGACCGTCTCGTACTCAAGAAGTACGACCCGGTCATCCGCAAGCACGTTGACTTCCGTGAGGAGCGCTAA
- a CDS encoding metal ABC transporter ATP-binding protein has protein sequence MNENPSQESSTTPAALRVAGASFAYGQAPALTDIDFEVLPGEAVALIGPNGSGKSTLLKGILGLIQRVSGTVDVLGESPAPAGAVGYVPQTDQLDPQFPITLAQVVMMGRYRSLGWIRLPGKTDRQAVADALEAVGLADRAKTRFGELSGGQQQRGLLARAIASGPRLLLLDEPFNGLDQQNRDALIETVRRLKADGVAVLVSTHDLELARAVCETVLLLNGTQVAFGPRDEVLTLANVQRAFHEVGIEMDEHTVVLPGHGGH, from the coding sequence GTGAACGAGAACCCTTCTCAAGAATCGTCGACGACCCCCGCCGCCCTCCGCGTGGCGGGGGCGTCTTTCGCGTACGGCCAGGCGCCCGCGCTGACCGACATCGACTTCGAGGTGCTGCCCGGTGAGGCCGTCGCGCTCATCGGGCCGAATGGTTCGGGTAAGTCCACCCTGCTCAAGGGAATCCTGGGCCTGATCCAGCGTGTCAGCGGCACGGTTGACGTGCTCGGGGAGTCGCCTGCCCCGGCCGGCGCGGTGGGCTACGTGCCCCAGACCGACCAGCTCGACCCGCAATTCCCCATCACCCTCGCGCAGGTGGTCATGATGGGGCGGTACCGCTCGCTCGGCTGGATCCGTCTGCCCGGCAAGACAGACAGGCAGGCCGTAGCGGATGCCCTCGAGGCCGTCGGTCTCGCAGATCGGGCCAAAACCCGCTTCGGAGAGCTCTCGGGCGGCCAACAGCAGCGCGGCCTGCTTGCGCGCGCCATCGCATCCGGCCCGCGCCTGCTGCTTCTCGACGAGCCGTTCAACGGGCTTGACCAGCAGAACCGCGACGCCCTGATCGAGACCGTGCGCCGCCTGAAGGCGGATGGCGTCGCCGTGCTCGTGTCCACGCATGATCTCGAACTGGCCCGTGCGGTCTGCGAGACAGTGCTGCTGCTCAATGGCACCCAAGTGGCATTCGGACCTCGCGACGAGGTGCTCACCCTCGCCAACGTGCAGCGCGCGTTCCATGAGGTGGGCATAGAAATGGACGAACACACCGTCGTCTTGCCCGGCCACGGCGGTCACTGA
- the rpsN gene encoding 30S ribosomal protein S14 — translation MAKKSMIAKNNQRKVIVERYAAKRLELKKALVDPAGTDESREEARKGLQKLPRNASPVRLRNRDAVDGRPRGHLSKFGISRVRFRDMAHRGELPGITKSSW, via the coding sequence ATGGCGAAGAAGAGCATGATTGCCAAGAACAACCAGCGCAAGGTCATCGTGGAGCGTTACGCCGCGAAGCGCCTTGAGCTCAAGAAGGCCCTGGTTGACCCGGCCGGCACCGACGAGTCTCGCGAAGAGGCTCGCAAGGGCCTGCAGAAGCTTCCGCGCAACGCGAGCCCGGTGCGCCTGCGCAACCGTGACGCTGTTGACGGTCGCCCCCGCGGACACCTCTCCAAGTTCGGCATCTCGCGCGTACGTTTCCGCGACATGGCGCACCGCGGCGAGCTGCCCGGCATCACCAAGTCCAGCTGGTAA
- a CDS encoding metal ABC transporter permease, which translates to MGYFEQALIAAIVIGALSGLVGTLVVLRKRTFFAQALTHATFPGAVGATLLGLSIPLGAAVASIVIVGLMTVIGRVRRQGSQVASGILLTAGFALGVLLQSLNPSLPVQVDSYLVGSILTVTTGDLLLATGVLVVAVIVIGLFGKQILFSTFDVSGYRAAGYREGPIEVLTLVLITATVVTAMPAVGAILAIALIAAPAAAARLVSHTTTHIFVIAPVIGAASGVIGVFLSRTFDVAAGPAIALTAAGFFVLALGVRRSGQMWLRLKA; encoded by the coding sequence ATGGGGTATTTCGAACAGGCGCTGATCGCCGCCATAGTGATCGGTGCCTTGAGCGGGCTCGTGGGCACCCTCGTGGTGTTGCGCAAACGCACATTCTTCGCCCAGGCGCTCACCCACGCCACCTTCCCCGGAGCCGTGGGCGCGACCTTGCTCGGGCTGAGCATCCCGCTCGGTGCTGCGGTGGCGAGCATCGTGATCGTCGGGCTCATGACGGTGATCGGTCGGGTGCGCCGCCAGGGCAGCCAGGTAGCCTCCGGAATTCTGCTCACCGCCGGTTTCGCGCTCGGCGTGCTGCTGCAATCGCTCAACCCCTCGCTGCCGGTGCAGGTCGACTCCTACCTCGTGGGGTCCATCCTCACCGTGACGACGGGTGACCTGCTGCTCGCGACCGGCGTTCTGGTGGTGGCCGTAATTGTGATCGGCCTGTTCGGCAAGCAGATCCTGTTCTCGACCTTCGACGTGAGCGGTTACCGCGCGGCTGGGTATCGAGAGGGGCCGATCGAGGTACTTACCCTCGTGCTCATCACGGCCACTGTGGTCACCGCAATGCCGGCCGTGGGGGCCATCCTGGCCATCGCGCTCATCGCGGCGCCCGCGGCGGCCGCCCGACTCGTGTCGCACACCACCACGCACATCTTCGTCATCGCGCCCGTGATCGGGGCGGCCTCCGGTGTGATCGGCGTGTTCCTCTCCCGCACCTTCGATGTGGCGGCCGGTCCCGCGATCGCGCTCACCGCTGCTGGATTCTTCGTGCTCGCCTTGGGGGTGCGCCGGAGTGGGCAGATGTGGCTACGGTTAAAGGCATGA
- a CDS encoding Fur family transcriptional regulator, producing MKRNTWQREAVRGALDASEGFVSAQGLHATLHATGSPIGLATVYRALADLATEGSADSLQSPDGESLYRACSTNDHHHHLICRNCGLTVEIEADAVETWAHNVATEHGFSQAAHVVDVFGLCERCTAAAASTA from the coding sequence ATGAAGAGGAATACCTGGCAGCGCGAGGCCGTGCGCGGCGCGCTCGATGCCAGCGAGGGATTCGTCAGCGCGCAGGGGCTGCACGCCACCCTGCACGCGACAGGCTCCCCGATCGGGCTCGCCACGGTCTACCGCGCCCTGGCCGACCTCGCCACGGAGGGCAGCGCCGACTCCCTGCAATCACCCGACGGGGAGAGCCTCTATCGAGCCTGCAGCACGAACGACCACCATCACCACCTGATCTGCCGCAACTGCGGCCTCACTGTGGAGATCGAAGCGGATGCCGTGGAGACATGGGCCCACAATGTCGCCACCGAGCACGGCTTCAGCCAGGCCGCTCACGTCGTGGACGTCTTCGGGCTGTGCGAGCGCTGCACGGCCGCCGCAGCATCGACTGCCTGA
- a CDS encoding HU family DNA-binding protein, with product MADKSLNKTELVAKVAADSGQSQAAVDGVLNAFFATLAETVAADGKVTIPGWLGVERTATAARTGRNPQTGEEIAIAAGHRVKLTAGSKLKAAAK from the coding sequence ATGGCTGACAAGTCGCTGAACAAGACCGAGCTCGTTGCCAAGGTTGCCGCTGACTCCGGACAGAGCCAGGCTGCCGTTGACGGCGTTCTGAACGCTTTCTTTGCAACCCTCGCCGAGACCGTTGCCGCTGACGGCAAGGTCACCATCCCGGGATGGTTGGGTGTCGAGCGCACCGCAACCGCCGCTCGCACCGGCCGTAACCCGCAGACCGGCGAAGAAATCGCCATCGCTGCCGGCCACCGCGTCAAGCTGACCGCCGGAAGCAAGCTCAAGGCTGCCGCGAAGTAG
- a CDS encoding metal ABC transporter substrate-binding protein, whose protein sequence is MHKRYFAVPALVASAALALSGCASTPAAGTASSDLKIVATTTQIADFTRNVVGDTSGVSLTQLIQPNQSAHSYDPSAADLTALGAADVLVINGVGLEEWLADAIDASGFDGVTIDASHDVEVFGSEVETDHADETDHADEDEHAGETAEEHAAHAEGDPHIWTDVHNAEEIVHAIEEGLVDASADNAAAFEANAASYTAKLADLDTWIRANVDTVPAADRLLVSNHDALGYFTAAYGITYVGAVIPSFDDNAEPSAAAIDTLVAAITDTGVKAVFSEASLNPKTADTIASEANVKVYSGDEALYVDSLGPADGAGDTYLKAQIHNSTLILESWGVTPTALPADLQ, encoded by the coding sequence ATGCACAAACGATACTTCGCCGTTCCCGCGCTCGTCGCTTCGGCTGCCCTAGCCCTGTCAGGCTGCGCATCGACACCGGCAGCCGGCACCGCAAGCAGTGACCTCAAGATTGTCGCGACCACGACCCAGATCGCCGACTTCACGCGCAACGTCGTGGGAGACACCTCCGGTGTCAGCCTCACCCAGCTCATTCAGCCCAACCAGAGCGCGCACAGCTACGACCCCTCCGCGGCCGACCTCACCGCTCTCGGCGCCGCTGACGTGCTCGTGATCAACGGTGTGGGCCTCGAAGAGTGGCTCGCCGACGCGATTGACGCATCCGGCTTCGACGGCGTCACCATCGATGCGAGCCATGACGTCGAGGTGTTCGGCAGCGAGGTCGAGACCGATCACGCTGACGAGACCGATCACGCTGATGAGGATGAGCACGCCGGCGAGACGGCCGAAGAGCATGCTGCTCACGCCGAGGGCGACCCTCACATCTGGACCGACGTGCACAACGCCGAAGAGATCGTGCACGCCATCGAAGAGGGCCTTGTTGACGCGAGCGCCGACAATGCGGCCGCCTTCGAGGCCAATGCCGCCTCCTACACCGCGAAGCTTGCCGACCTCGATACCTGGATCCGCGCGAACGTCGATACGGTGCCCGCCGCTGACCGGCTGCTCGTGAGCAACCACGACGCGCTCGGCTACTTTACGGCCGCGTATGGCATCACCTATGTCGGCGCCGTCATCCCCAGCTTCGACGACAACGCCGAGCCGAGTGCCGCGGCCATCGACACGCTCGTGGCCGCGATCACCGACACCGGGGTGAAGGCCGTCTTCTCCGAGGCCTCGCTGAACCCCAAGACCGCCGACACCATCGCGAGTGAGGCGAACGTGAAGGTCTACTCCGGGGATGAGGCGCTCTACGTCGATTCCCTCGGTCCGGCGGACGGCGCTGGAGACACGTACCTGAAGGCACAGATCCACAACTCGACCCTGATCCTCGAGTCGTGGGGTGTGACACCCACCGCGTTGCCCGCCGACCTGCAATAG
- a CDS encoding dihydrolipoamide acetyltransferase family protein — protein MSVSKFTLPDVGEGLTEAEIVEWKVAPGDTIAINQVLVEIETAKSLVELPSPYVGVVGEILVTAGTTVDVGTVIITIRSHADEVDAAVPAEPVAQSGELADAAADAGSTITDEADKVLVGRAAPATMPTRRQRHGGVAAAHASMMPAASPSTAEPLAQPSPAASAGPVIAKPPIRKLAKDLGVDLAQLEGTGPIGDVTREDVLRGATQASVFRNIQTPEWPTDRDEHIPVKGVRKAIAQAMVKSAFTAPHVSLFVDVDATRTMEFVKRLKASTDFAGVRVSPLLIMAKAMIWAVRRNPTVNSTFTDEEIIVRHYVNLGIAAATPRGLIVPNIKEAQDMSLLELASALESLTITARDGKTSPAQMANGTITITNIGVFGMDTGTPILNSGEAGIVALGTIKQKPWVVDGEVRARYVTTIGASFDHRVVDGDVASRFLADVASIIEEPALLLE, from the coding sequence ATGAGCGTGTCGAAATTCACCCTTCCCGACGTCGGCGAGGGCCTCACCGAGGCCGAAATCGTGGAGTGGAAGGTTGCCCCCGGCGACACCATCGCGATCAACCAGGTGCTCGTCGAGATCGAGACCGCCAAGTCTCTCGTTGAGCTTCCGTCGCCGTACGTGGGTGTCGTCGGCGAAATCCTCGTGACGGCCGGAACCACGGTCGACGTGGGAACGGTGATCATCACCATCCGCTCGCACGCCGATGAAGTGGATGCCGCCGTGCCCGCTGAACCCGTTGCCCAGTCCGGCGAGCTCGCCGATGCCGCGGCCGATGCCGGTTCCACCATCACCGACGAGGCCGACAAGGTGCTCGTGGGCCGTGCGGCCCCCGCGACCATGCCCACGCGTCGACAGCGGCATGGCGGCGTCGCCGCGGCTCACGCCTCGATGATGCCGGCCGCTTCCCCGTCGACCGCCGAGCCGCTTGCGCAGCCCTCGCCCGCGGCATCCGCCGGCCCGGTGATCGCCAAGCCGCCCATCCGCAAGCTAGCCAAGGACCTCGGCGTGGACCTGGCACAGCTCGAGGGCACGGGCCCGATCGGCGACGTCACCCGCGAAGACGTGCTGCGCGGTGCCACGCAGGCGAGCGTGTTCCGCAATATCCAGACACCGGAATGGCCGACTGACCGCGACGAGCACATCCCGGTGAAAGGCGTGCGCAAGGCGATCGCGCAGGCCATGGTGAAGAGCGCGTTCACCGCGCCGCACGTGAGCCTGTTCGTCGACGTGGATGCCACCCGCACGATGGAGTTCGTCAAGCGGCTCAAGGCCTCGACCGACTTCGCCGGGGTGCGGGTCTCGCCGCTGCTCATCATGGCCAAGGCCATGATCTGGGCGGTGCGCCGCAACCCCACCGTGAACTCCACCTTCACCGATGAAGAAATCATCGTGCGGCACTACGTGAACCTCGGCATCGCCGCGGCCACACCGCGCGGGCTCATCGTGCCCAACATCAAGGAAGCGCAGGACATGAGCCTGCTCGAGCTCGCATCCGCTCTCGAGTCACTCACCATCACTGCTCGGGACGGCAAAACCTCGCCCGCGCAAATGGCGAACGGCACGATCACGATCACCAACATCGGCGTGTTCGGCATGGACACCGGCACACCCATCCTCAACTCCGGCGAGGCCGGCATCGTGGCGCTCGGAACCATCAAGCAGAAGCCGTGGGTCGTCGACGGCGAGGTGCGCGCGCGTTACGTCACCACGATCGGCGCGAGCTTCGACCATCGGGTCGTCGACGGAGACGTGGCCAGCCGCTTCCTCGCCGACGTGGCAAGCATCATTGAGGAGCCCGCGCTGCTCCTCGAGTAG
- the rpmB gene encoding 50S ribosomal protein L28 — protein sequence MASVCQVTGAVPGFGHNISHSHRRTKRRFDPNVQKKTYYVPSLRRKVTLTLSAKGIKVIDARGIESVVKDVLARGVKI from the coding sequence ATGGCATCTGTATGCCAGGTGACCGGAGCTGTTCCCGGCTTCGGACACAACATTTCGCACTCGCACCGACGCACCAAGCGTCGCTTCGACCCGAACGTTCAGAAGAAGACGTACTACGTGCCGTCGCTTCGTCGCAAGGTCACACTGACCCTGTCCGCAAAGGGCATCAAGGTAATTGACGCTCGTGGTATCGAGTCCGTCGTCAAGGACGTTCTCGCTCGTGGGGTGAAGATCTAA
- a CDS encoding metal ABC transporter permease — MEITGPLFDAFALPFMSRALTVLVVLSLVAGLVGVLVNLRGLEFISDGLTHAVFPGIAVGFVWGGRDGLFLGAMLAALIAAVVLTLIVRRAVSSDAAIAIVFTAMFSIGVIVVSRQTNYVGQLEQLLFGRLLTVSATEVVQAVVICGVALLLVGLTLKQQVFRAFDHAGSAAAGYRPLALDIVLNVAIALVVVAASNAVGNLLVLAVLIVPGAVARLVTNRLWWLFPIAASFAILAAWFGLAIGYEASVNAGIDLPSGATVVLLLVAGYAVALVARLTHDRFRPRRLDGTSVRH; from the coding sequence GTGGAAATCACCGGCCCGCTGTTCGACGCGTTCGCCCTGCCGTTCATGTCCAGGGCGCTCACCGTGCTCGTGGTTCTGAGCCTCGTGGCCGGCCTCGTGGGAGTGCTCGTCAACCTGCGCGGACTCGAATTCATCAGTGACGGACTCACGCACGCGGTCTTTCCCGGCATCGCCGTTGGCTTCGTGTGGGGCGGCCGCGACGGTCTGTTCTTGGGCGCGATGCTCGCCGCGCTGATCGCGGCGGTCGTGCTCACCCTCATCGTGCGGCGTGCCGTCAGCTCGGACGCCGCCATTGCGATCGTGTTCACCGCGATGTTCAGCATCGGCGTGATCGTGGTGTCGCGGCAGACCAACTACGTGGGCCAGCTCGAACAACTGCTGTTCGGGCGGCTGCTCACCGTGAGTGCGACGGAGGTCGTGCAGGCCGTCGTGATTTGCGGCGTCGCCCTCCTGCTCGTGGGACTCACCCTCAAGCAGCAGGTCTTCCGGGCCTTCGACCACGCCGGCAGCGCCGCTGCGGGCTACCGCCCGCTGGCCCTCGACATTGTGCTCAACGTGGCGATCGCCCTCGTGGTGGTCGCTGCGAGCAACGCCGTGGGAAATCTGCTCGTGCTGGCCGTGTTGATCGTGCCGGGCGCGGTGGCCCGACTGGTGACAAATCGCCTCTGGTGGCTGTTCCCGATCGCGGCGAGTTTCGCCATCCTCGCGGCCTGGTTCGGGCTCGCGATCGGCTATGAGGCATCCGTCAACGCCGGCATCGACCTGCCGAGCGGCGCGACGGTGGTGCTGCTGCTCGTGGCCGGCTACGCCGTTGCGCTTGTGGCGCGCCTCACCCACGATCGATTCAGGCCCCGACGCCTCGACGGAACGTCGGTGCGCCACTGA
- a CDS encoding putative bifunctional diguanylate cyclase/phosphodiesterase, giving the protein MDVEPRETASTTISLLLRHVRLQGGEAAVGEVLARAGVKQDAGALQDVSSWVSYETRIRLFEAATLVLDDPNTMFKVGASAVTGNIQPVLLQLLSMLASPGAIYRQMPRMVPKFTTTSTIDDIAVGRTTATVRYRLHDGHLPSRLDCQYAQGLFSGVPAIFGLSPARVVHSKCQSDGHTACEYVLNWSLRPHWWSWRRRKRFVDDSLSVLRDKVREVQMAAADLVSSLHVDEVLARIVDRADSAVLAPGYVLILPSDDGHAPVVRQRGLSDARAIELADKLLALDDLGAHALVVDIVSTRKLHGYLAAVFAEGHAPMDGDRLLLEAYAGHAAAALDLFTALEESRREGARTAALLSLAHELATSDSVEAVAGIVASALPPIVGGEAASVLLWDSERGELRPIAAAGLGAAERELYLQSTIPVDQTPELLGLLTRREPLVLTSDGASPALCYLLREIGAHTVVAVPLVAGDAFMGVATVSWSVDVAAEALTEAVVRLEGASHQCATAMQNARLLATVRHQSQHDSLTGLPNRVLFALELDAALAACTAHTVTAIVFCDLDGFKRVNDRSGHRAGDELLRQVAARLRREIGVKDTIGRLGGDEFVVVLNDVAGEQTAVDMANRVVESLNRPFRVDGRDVRISASVGVSVFTGRGGQGERLLDAADGAMYAAKRTGRNQVSVAGDLAQEDSHDSLGAELSTALESDEMRLFFQPVVDISDPDGARVVGAEVLVRWAHPRLGVLVPAAFLPLAQETGMMAELDLWVVAAACAAAATWPQTGDVPLTVAVNLDAATLLDDRLLSTVRAAIARNRLRPERLFLEVVESRALVDLPGIVERLVDLRRLGVRISLDDFGTGYSTLTWLSMLPVDQIKIDRSFVMDIPDPAATSLVHGIMALALAMTRVVEVIAEGVETIEQLDVLRKSGCTLVQGYLFGRPKPTLDTCLVKSLAAGASARDDTC; this is encoded by the coding sequence ATGGATGTCGAGCCGCGCGAGACGGCGAGCACGACGATCAGTCTGCTCCTGAGACATGTACGTCTCCAGGGCGGGGAAGCAGCCGTCGGCGAGGTCCTCGCGCGAGCCGGTGTGAAGCAGGACGCGGGGGCGCTTCAAGATGTGTCCTCGTGGGTCAGCTACGAGACGAGAATTCGTCTGTTTGAGGCGGCGACGTTGGTCCTCGACGACCCGAACACCATGTTCAAGGTCGGTGCCAGCGCGGTGACAGGCAACATCCAGCCGGTGCTCCTGCAGCTGCTCAGCATGCTCGCCTCGCCGGGGGCGATCTATCGCCAGATGCCTCGAATGGTTCCGAAATTCACCACGACCTCCACAATCGATGACATTGCGGTGGGCAGGACCACGGCGACGGTGCGATACCGACTGCACGACGGCCATCTCCCCTCCCGACTGGACTGCCAATACGCGCAGGGGCTCTTCTCGGGCGTTCCAGCCATTTTCGGCCTGTCCCCGGCACGGGTCGTCCACTCGAAGTGCCAATCGGACGGCCATACAGCCTGCGAGTACGTGCTCAACTGGTCGTTGCGGCCGCACTGGTGGTCGTGGCGCCGGAGGAAACGGTTTGTGGACGACTCCCTCTCCGTTCTTCGCGACAAGGTACGTGAAGTGCAGATGGCTGCGGCCGACCTGGTGAGCAGTCTCCATGTCGACGAGGTGCTCGCGAGGATTGTCGATCGAGCGGACTCGGCCGTGCTCGCGCCCGGGTACGTGCTCATCCTGCCGTCTGACGATGGCCACGCGCCGGTGGTACGTCAACGAGGGCTCAGTGACGCCCGAGCCATCGAACTGGCCGACAAGCTGCTGGCCCTGGATGATCTGGGCGCTCATGCGCTCGTTGTCGACATCGTGTCAACCCGCAAGCTCCACGGATACCTGGCCGCCGTTTTTGCGGAGGGGCATGCGCCCATGGACGGCGACCGACTGTTGCTCGAGGCCTATGCCGGGCACGCGGCCGCCGCCCTCGACCTGTTCACAGCGCTCGAGGAGTCCCGAAGGGAAGGGGCGCGAACGGCAGCGCTCCTCAGCCTCGCGCACGAGCTCGCGACCAGCGACAGCGTGGAGGCCGTCGCCGGGATCGTTGCCTCTGCCTTGCCCCCTATCGTCGGCGGTGAAGCGGCATCCGTGCTGCTCTGGGATTCTGAGCGCGGGGAATTGCGCCCGATTGCGGCAGCCGGACTCGGGGCGGCCGAACGGGAGCTGTACCTGCAATCGACCATCCCCGTGGACCAGACTCCCGAGCTGCTCGGATTGTTGACGAGACGTGAGCCGCTGGTGTTGACGTCGGATGGCGCGAGTCCTGCCCTGTGCTACTTGCTGCGTGAAATTGGCGCCCACACTGTTGTGGCGGTGCCGCTCGTTGCGGGTGACGCATTCATGGGAGTCGCCACAGTCAGCTGGAGCGTCGACGTGGCGGCAGAAGCTTTGACTGAGGCCGTAGTGCGGCTCGAAGGCGCGAGCCACCAGTGCGCCACCGCTATGCAGAACGCCAGGCTGCTGGCCACGGTGAGACATCAGTCACAGCATGACTCACTGACCGGACTTCCCAATAGGGTGTTGTTCGCCCTCGAACTCGACGCCGCCCTCGCCGCGTGCACAGCACACACCGTGACCGCCATCGTGTTCTGCGACCTCGACGGCTTCAAGCGGGTCAACGATCGGTCGGGCCACCGTGCGGGAGATGAGCTCTTGCGGCAGGTTGCCGCCCGGCTGCGTCGGGAAATCGGCGTGAAGGACACGATCGGTCGACTGGGTGGCGACGAATTTGTCGTCGTCCTCAACGATGTGGCGGGAGAACAAACCGCCGTCGATATGGCCAACCGAGTCGTTGAATCTCTGAACCGGCCCTTCCGCGTGGATGGCCGTGACGTGCGCATCTCAGCCAGCGTCGGCGTGTCAGTGTTCACAGGCCGGGGTGGCCAAGGCGAGCGGCTCCTCGACGCGGCCGACGGCGCCATGTATGCGGCCAAGAGAACGGGACGCAACCAGGTTTCCGTCGCCGGGGACCTCGCTCAGGAAGACTCGCACGACTCGCTGGGCGCCGAGCTGTCCACGGCGTTGGAGTCGGACGAGATGAGGCTGTTCTTCCAGCCGGTCGTCGACATTTCAGACCCCGACGGAGCACGTGTGGTGGGTGCCGAGGTGCTCGTCCGTTGGGCACATCCGCGGCTGGGCGTGTTGGTGCCGGCGGCATTCCTGCCGCTGGCGCAGGAGACGGGCATGATGGCCGAGCTGGACCTGTGGGTCGTTGCGGCGGCCTGCGCGGCGGCTGCGACCTGGCCACAGACGGGGGACGTCCCCCTCACGGTGGCTGTCAACCTGGATGCCGCGACATTACTGGACGACAGACTTCTGTCGACAGTTCGAGCGGCAATCGCACGAAACCGCCTGCGGCCGGAGCGGCTGTTCCTTGAAGTGGTGGAAAGCCGGGCCCTCGTTGACCTGCCCGGCATCGTCGAGCGTTTGGTCGACCTGCGCAGATTGGGTGTGCGAATCTCACTCGATGACTTTGGTACCGGGTACTCGACACTCACCTGGCTCAGCATGCTTCCGGTTGACCAGATCAAGATCGATCGAAGCTTCGTCATGGATATTCCCGACCCGGCGGCCACCTCCCTGGTGCACGGGATTATGGCCTTGGCCTTGGCGATGACGCGGGTCGTGGAAGTGATTGCCGAGGGGGTGGAAACCATCGAACAACTCGATGTTTTGCGAAAAAGTGGCTGCACCCTCGTTCAGGGTTACCTCTTCGGACGCCCGAAACCGACACTGGACACGTGCCTCGTGAAATCCCTAGCCGCGGGCGCGAGTGCTCGGGACGATACGTGCTGA